A single Clostridia bacterium DNA region contains:
- a CDS encoding PIN domain-containing protein gives MRRVFIDTGAWYALKNKNDPHHQEAVRFFQSLPGKVICYTSDYVIDEAITLTRARISHQVAATLAQELLSEKAAKIIFVAPDFLAMALEIFMKFKDQDFSFTDCTSFAIMKSLGMEEALAFDTHFVFEKFGLRQVNIDEF, from the coding sequence ATGAGGAGAGTTTTTATTGATACAGGAGCCTGGTATGCCCTGAAAAATAAAAATGACCCCCATCACCAGGAAGCTGTGCGCTTTTTCCAAAGCCTTCCTGGTAAGGTTATATGCTACACTTCCGACTATGTTATTGATGAAGCAATAACCCTGACCCGAGCTAGGATAAGTCATCAGGTGGCAGCGACCCTGGCTCAGGAGTTGCTGTCTGAAAAGGCGGCCAAGATCATATTTGTAGCCCCTGATTTTTTGGCTATGGCGCTAGAAATTTTTATGAAATTTAAGGATCAGGATTTTTCCTTCACTGACTGTACCAGTTTCGCTATTATGAAGAGCCTAGGTATGGAAGAAGCCTTGGCCTTTGATACTCACTTTGTTTTTGAAAAGTTTGGCCTCCGCCAGGTTAATATCGACGAATTTTGA
- a CDS encoding DNA polymerase III subunit alpha, whose translation MRQPFVHLHVHSPFSFLDGASSLERLVEAAAGCGMPALALTDHDRVSGAVRFARLARRAGLKPIQGAEVTVEGKRGKDGDGSRSWPVGRTESGGRPGRGRGRTYHLILLAMNPKGYANLCQLLTRSHLANPRRQPCLSWEDLEELNGDLIALSGCRRGEIASLILERSYDQALKAASSYLAIFGRERFYLELEDTLLPGNRALNQSLLEIGEKLGIKPVATNNVHYVEAEEFPIHDLLTCIRTHTTVFQVHPQRRLNGENYFKSPAQMEELFSFCPRALAHTLEIAEICQPALESGTKRFPRFPLPPGETSIGRLRALTYQGARRRYQKLTAKIQERLEKELSVIERLGYADYFLLMEDVMGYARRQGIRGAGRGSAGASAVAYCLGLTEVDPIARDLLFERFMSLERAEAPDIDLDFDSRYRDRVAEYVYQKYGPEHVASVATYCTYQARSAVRDGGRALGMEEEVVDALAKSLPPIHADEIEAALEKFPETRCGSWKKKGQGNKEGHRLQDRDYELLFNFCAAVAGFPRFLGTHLGGLVVSGPPLTAITPLEKAAKGMRICQFDRDDVEELGLVKLDLLSLKAFSLLEDAAQSIRLARPNFSYERLPLNDAPTYRLISRGDTVGVFQLESPAQRALQARLGAKDLEDIVASLALIRPGPIKGNMVDPFVARRRGREPATYLHPRLVPILEKTYGVVLFQEQVIAIATELAGFSPGEADRLRRLMTHSRSRQEMQAVGEEFVRRATQNGIDEATARAIFSCLEGYASYGFCEAHAAAFAITSYWTAYLSAHYPAPFFAALLNHQPMGFYGPGTLATIARSRGIKILGPDINLSGDRFTVEGKAIRVPLSQVRGMRRSTLERILAARQQSKQGRFSSVQDFFQRSRPEQDTLENLILCGALDSLYPNRRQLWLGLPSLLAIWGGEEIVREQEALEFAAGAGLPLVPDFEPQEKAAWESQILGLEISCHLMQRWRQKLIQQGYADSRTVAKLPGGRRVKVAGLPIRPHRPPTRSGRITVFLSLEDEWGLVDVTVFEDVYQKYGHLLFGPGVGPLRVEGITHRRGRGVSILAQWLGAVDEAWELPTLPHLGTPGPGKE comes from the coding sequence ATGAGGCAGCCCTTTGTACATCTACACGTGCATTCGCCCTTTTCTTTCCTGGACGGAGCCTCTTCCCTGGAGAGGCTGGTTGAGGCGGCGGCCGGCTGCGGGATGCCGGCCCTGGCCCTTACCGATCACGACCGGGTGAGCGGGGCGGTTCGCTTTGCCCGTCTGGCCCGCCGGGCCGGGCTTAAGCCCATCCAGGGGGCGGAGGTAACTGTGGAGGGAAAAAGGGGCAAGGATGGGGACGGAAGCCGAAGTTGGCCTGTGGGCCGAACTGAGAGCGGAGGCAGGCCCGGCCGTGGACGTGGGCGCACTTATCACCTGATACTTCTGGCCATGAATCCTAAGGGTTATGCTAACCTCTGCCAGCTTCTAACCCGATCTCACCTCGCCAACCCCCGGCGCCAGCCCTGCCTTTCGTGGGAAGACCTGGAAGAGCTGAACGGGGACTTGATTGCCCTTTCCGGCTGCCGGCGGGGCGAAATCGCTTCCCTGATCCTTGAGCGCTCTTACGACCAGGCGCTCAAAGCGGCTTCAAGTTACCTTGCCATCTTTGGCCGGGAGCGCTTCTACCTGGAGCTGGAAGACACCTTGCTCCCCGGCAACCGAGCCCTGAACCAGAGCTTGCTGGAGATAGGGGAGAAGCTTGGGATCAAGCCGGTGGCCACCAACAACGTTCACTATGTGGAGGCGGAGGAATTTCCCATCCACGATCTCCTCACCTGCATACGCACGCATACTACGGTTTTTCAAGTCCACCCCCAGCGGCGGCTGAACGGCGAGAACTATTTTAAAAGCCCTGCCCAAATGGAGGAGCTTTTTTCCTTTTGCCCCCGGGCCCTGGCCCATACCCTGGAGATTGCCGAGATCTGCCAGCCAGCCTTAGAGTCAGGGACAAAACGCTTCCCCCGCTTTCCCCTGCCGCCGGGGGAGACCAGCATTGGGCGCCTGCGGGCCCTCACCTACCAGGGAGCCCGCCGGCGCTACCAGAAGCTTACCGCTAAAATCCAGGAGCGGCTGGAGAAGGAGCTTTCGGTAATTGAGAGGCTGGGCTACGCTGATTATTTTTTGCTGATGGAGGATGTGATGGGCTATGCCCGGCGGCAGGGGATTCGCGGCGCCGGCCGCGGCTCCGCCGGGGCCAGCGCCGTGGCCTACTGTCTGGGCTTAACCGAGGTGGACCCCATTGCCCGGGATCTCTTGTTTGAGCGCTTCATGAGCCTGGAGCGGGCCGAGGCTCCGGATATCGATTTGGATTTCGACTCCCGTTACCGCGACCGGGTAGCCGAATACGTTTATCAAAAATACGGCCCCGAGCACGTGGCTTCGGTGGCCACCTACTGCACCTACCAGGCCCGCTCGGCGGTGCGGGATGGGGGCCGGGCCTTAGGGATGGAGGAAGAGGTTGTCGATGCCTTGGCCAAAAGCCTTCCTCCCATTCATGCCGACGAGATAGAGGCGGCCCTGGAAAAATTCCCTGAGACAAGATGCGGCTCCTGGAAGAAAAAAGGCCAGGGAAATAAAGAGGGGCATAGGCTCCAGGATAGAGATTATGAGTTACTCTTTAACTTTTGCGCTGCGGTAGCCGGCTTTCCTCGCTTCTTGGGCACCCACTTAGGAGGATTGGTGGTGAGCGGACCGCCCCTTACCGCCATCACCCCTTTAGAGAAGGCAGCCAAGGGGATGCGGATCTGCCAGTTTGACCGGGATGACGTGGAGGAGTTGGGGCTGGTCAAGCTCGATCTTTTATCCCTCAAGGCCTTCAGCTTACTGGAAGATGCGGCTCAGAGCATCCGCTTGGCTCGGCCCAACTTTTCCTATGAACGTCTACCGCTTAACGATGCTCCTACCTACCGGCTCATCAGCCGGGGGGATACGGTGGGGGTGTTTCAGCTGGAGAGCCCGGCTCAGCGGGCATTGCAGGCGCGGCTGGGGGCCAAAGATTTGGAAGATATTGTGGCTAGCTTAGCGCTAATCCGACCGGGGCCCATCAAGGGCAATATGGTGGATCCCTTTGTGGCCAGGCGGCGGGGCAGGGAGCCGGCAACCTACCTCCACCCCCGCCTGGTTCCCATTCTCGAGAAAACCTACGGGGTGGTGCTGTTCCAGGAGCAGGTGATTGCTATTGCCACCGAGCTGGCCGGCTTTAGCCCGGGGGAGGCCGACCGGCTGCGGCGGCTGATGACCCACTCCCGCTCCCGGCAGGAGATGCAGGCGGTAGGGGAGGAATTTGTCCGGCGGGCCACCCAAAACGGCATCGACGAAGCCACTGCCCGGGCGATTTTCTCCTGTCTGGAAGGGTATGCCAGCTACGGGTTCTGCGAAGCCCATGCTGCCGCCTTCGCCATTACCAGCTACTGGACTGCCTACCTCTCGGCCCACTATCCGGCCCCGTTTTTTGCCGCTCTGCTCAACCACCAGCCCATGGGGTTTTATGGTCCAGGCACCCTGGCTACCATAGCCCGGTCCCGGGGGATAAAAATCCTGGGGCCGGATATCAACCTCAGCGGCGACCGGTTTACGGTGGAGGGAAAAGCTATCCGGGTACCGTTAAGCCAAGTTCGAGGGATGCGTCGATCTACCCTGGAAAGAATACTGGCGGCCCGGCAACAATCCAAACAGGGACGGTTTAGCTCGGTCCAGGATTTCTTTCAGCGCTCGCGCCCGGAGCAGGACACGCTGGAAAACCTCATTCTCTGCGGGGCCCTGGATTCCCTCTATCCCAACCGCCGGCAGCTTTGGCTGGGACTGCCATCGCTTTTGGCCATCTGGGGAGGCGAAGAAATAGTTCGGGAGCAGGAAGCTTTGGAGTTTGCTGCCGGAGCCGGGTTGCCTTTAGTGCCCGATTTTGAACCTCAGGAAAAGGCAGCTTGGGAGAGTCAAATTCTGGGCCTGGAGATCTCCTGCCACCTGATGCAGCGGTGGCGGCAGAAGCTAATCCAGCAGGGCTATGCGGATAGCCGTACCGTGGCCAAACTTCCCGGTGGCCGACGGGTCAAGGTGGCCGGCCTTCCCATCCGTCCCCACCGGCCTCCTACCAGGAGCGGGCGGATCACAGTCTTTCTTTCCCTGGAGGATGAGTGGGGGCTTGTGGACGTAACCGTCTTTGAGGATGTCTACCAAAAGTACGGCCACCTGCTCTTTGGCCCCGGGGTGGGGCCCTTGCGGGTGGAAGGCATAACCCACCGCCGGGGCCGGGGGGTGAGCATATTGGCCCAGTGGCTGGGGGCCGTGGACGAGGCTTGGGAGCTTCCAACGCTACCCCACCTTGGAACCCCTGGCCCTGGAAAGGAATAG
- a CDS encoding glycerol-3-phosphate acyltransferase produces MAKVILPLLFGYLLGSFLPAYFLCQWLARKDIRTLGDGNPGTTNIKRSLGFYPAALTASYDTTKGLLAMGVAAHVFQSPQPVVYASGACAVLGHVFPFYLHFRGGRGAATATGILIMMLVKVAFAILTPSALWTDLAYMVFLVLSVYWASRNENFLALAVLPLLATLLVFRVPLSADLIFILILIAYLFLVSLFSAEKMKIFTVRDENLRLWRVFIRPAAMAFPVLLLFLNRLSLLTLIGSVLAISFLADILRLTVKKVRQLSGQQLLPGLKIYKQVEERRISSITIFLLGVFLSFLLFRQEIAVASIGFLIFGDMMAKVIGISYGKRPIFEGSQKTMTFLLNALS; encoded by the coding sequence GTGGCAAAAGTAATCCTTCCCCTGCTCTTTGGGTATCTCCTGGGCTCGTTCCTGCCCGCCTATTTTCTATGCCAATGGCTCGCCAGGAAGGACATTCGCACCCTAGGTGATGGCAACCCGGGCACCACCAACATAAAGCGCAGCCTGGGGTTTTACCCCGCCGCCTTGACCGCCTCTTATGATACCACCAAGGGGCTGCTGGCCATGGGGGTAGCCGCTCACGTTTTCCAATCTCCCCAGCCGGTAGTGTATGCTAGTGGAGCTTGCGCCGTTTTGGGCCATGTCTTCCCCTTCTACCTTCACTTTCGGGGTGGGCGAGGAGCAGCAACTGCCACCGGCATCCTCATAATGATGCTAGTAAAGGTGGCCTTTGCCATACTCACCCCCTCAGCCCTTTGGACGGATCTGGCTTACATGGTCTTTCTGGTCTTATCGGTTTATTGGGCCTCTAGAAACGAGAATTTTCTGGCCCTGGCCGTTTTGCCTCTTCTGGCTACTTTGCTGGTATTCCGGGTACCCCTATCCGCTGACCTAATATTCATCCTTATCCTCATCGCTTACCTGTTTCTGGTCAGCCTGTTCAGTGCCGAGAAGATGAAAATCTTTACCGTACGCGACGAAAATCTCAGATTATGGAGGGTTTTTATCCGGCCCGCCGCCATGGCGTTCCCGGTCCTTTTACTATTTCTAAACCGGCTTTCCTTGCTTACCCTGATAGGCTCAGTTCTGGCCATTAGCTTCCTAGCCGATATATTACGGCTTACGGTCAAGAAAGTCCGGCAGCTCTCCGGCCAACAGCTCTTACCGGGATTGAAGATATACAAACAGGTTGAGGAACGGCGCATCTCTTCCATTACCATCTTTTTGCTTGGCGTTTTCTTAAGCTTTCTCCTCTTCAGACAAGAAATTGCCGTAGCCAGCATTGGTTTTTTGATCTTCGGCGATATGATGGCCAAGGTCATTGGGATTAGCTACGGCAAAAGGCCAATATTTGAGGGAAGCCAGAAGACCATGACTTTCCTGCTTAATGCCCTGAGCTGA
- a CDS encoding DivIVA domain-containing protein: MNSEVLNTLKQRLAEGRFGRALFGYAPKEVTNLINEAVRVLEELAAEKTKLEHTLAAYRAQEENLRQALLRAEETARRTREEALQEAARLRAEARAEAGRLLAEAQKELKQLEQERLYYQKALKERVSAYEREAQVVLDRFYVVVRRHLTLVEEEFTSEVKKLLERFERELRELPMPELILDVSEGSRDCQEAAVAAEHVEKQDPSPDEALLLGMVLQEDLRDET; this comes from the coding sequence GTGAATAGTGAGGTCCTCAATACGCTGAAGCAGCGACTGGCAGAGGGCCGCTTTGGGCGAGCGCTTTTCGGTTATGCGCCCAAGGAGGTCACGAACCTTATCAATGAGGCCGTCCGCGTCCTCGAAGAGCTGGCGGCGGAGAAGACCAAGCTTGAGCACACGCTGGCCGCCTACCGCGCCCAGGAGGAAAACCTTCGTCAGGCGCTTCTGCGGGCCGAAGAAACGGCGCGCCGGACGCGGGAGGAAGCACTACAAGAAGCAGCACGCCTGCGGGCCGAAGCGCGGGCCGAAGCAGGGAGATTGCTGGCAGAGGCCCAGAAAGAGCTCAAGCAACTTGAACAGGAAAGGCTTTACTACCAGAAAGCGCTCAAGGAACGTGTGAGCGCCTACGAGCGGGAAGCACAGGTGGTATTGGATCGCTTCTACGTGGTGGTCCGCCGCCATCTGACACTCGTTGAGGAAGAGTTTACCAGCGAGGTCAAAAAGCTCCTGGAACGTTTTGAACGGGAATTACGGGAGCTACCCATGCCGGAACTCATCCTGGATGTCTCTGAGGGCAGTCGAGATTGCCAAGAAGCTGCGGTTGCGGCCGAACATGTCGAAAAACAGGATCCTTCTCCCGATGAGGCGCTCCTTCTCGGCATGGTGCTCCAGGAAGACCTCCGGGACGAGAC
- a CDS encoding superoxide dismutase yields the protein MEHFMVPPGQHRLPPLPYSYQALEPVISGKTLRIHHDRHHLSYVEGLNKAELELVEARRASNFSLVKHWERELAFHGSGHILHSIYWTVMAPVGMGGQPGPQSRNQIVRSFGSLSGFREQFSAAARDVEGSGWALLCWHPAWQRLEILMAEKHQDLTQWGAIPILLIDVWEHAYYLDYQNRRPDYVEAWWQLVNWSEVEKRLTMAMPAQVPLIMTGY from the coding sequence GTGGAGCATTTTATGGTTCCGCCGGGCCAACACCGACTCCCGCCCCTGCCCTATTCCTATCAGGCCCTGGAACCAGTAATCAGCGGGAAAACCCTGCGCATTCACCACGACCGGCACCACCTATCTTACGTGGAAGGTCTGAACAAGGCCGAACTTGAGCTAGTAGAGGCGCGGCGCGCCAGCAATTTTTCCTTGGTCAAGCACTGGGAGCGAGAGCTAGCCTTCCATGGCTCCGGCCACATCTTACACAGCATTTATTGGACGGTGATGGCGCCGGTGGGGATGGGCGGGCAACCTGGCCCCCAGAGTAGGAATCAGATCGTGCGGTCTTTTGGCAGCCTTTCAGGTTTTCGGGAGCAGTTTAGCGCTGCTGCCAGGGATGTGGAAGGTTCGGGTTGGGCTCTGCTCTGCTGGCATCCGGCTTGGCAGCGCTTGGAGATCCTGATGGCCGAAAAGCACCAAGATCTGACCCAATGGGGTGCTATCCCTATTTTGCTGATAGATGTCTGGGAGCACGCCTATTATTTGGATTACCAGAACCGCCGCCCCGATTATGTGGAGGCATGGTGGCAGCTGGTCAACTGGTCAGAAGTGGAAAAGCGCCTAACCATGGCCATGCCAGCTCAGGTGCCCTTGATCATGACCGGATATTAG